The Chitinophaga flava genome has a segment encoding these proteins:
- a CDS encoding efflux RND transporter permease subunit: protein MKKLIGGLIALSLKNKFFVFFCVGVLVVAGIYCFKVTPIEAFPDVTNTEITIITQWPGKSAEEVERFVTMPVEIAMNTVQKKTVVRSSTLFGLSSVKLIFDDGVQDFFARQQVMNALQGLTLPDNINPQVMPPTGPTGEIFRFTLRSKTKTVRELKTLEDWVVERNILSVPGVADINSFGGEVKTYEVSVNPKKLADLDITPLQVYQALARTNLNVGGDIIEKNSQAYVVRGIGLLNNIPEIENTIVDNQNGIPILVKNVAEVAESHLPSLGRVGRDTADNVVEGIVLQRKGENPSEVVAHVQEKVKELNEKILPADVKMDTYYDRQTLIDYATHTVLHNMTEGIIFVTVIVFLFMADWRTTLIVSLIIPLSLLFAFICLRLKGMNANLLSMGAVDFGIIIDGCVVMVEGIFVALDELAHKVGMDKFNRMSKLGLIKRTTAESGKSIFFAKLIIITGLIPIFSFQKVEGKVFSPLAYTLGFALLGALLLTLTFVPVLSSILLNKNVREKHNPFVEWVVKGRLGMFDWAQRHKKISLLISGAALVLGLMAFRLLGTEFLPQLNEGALWVRATLPMSISLNESSSVADRMRRIFTQFPEVKQVVSQTGRPDDGTDATGFYNLEFMVDLYPKEQWERNISKDELIEEMQQKLSIYPGVVLNFSQPIMDNVEEAASGVKGSIAVKIFGDDINIISQKADEVYAQLKTVRGIDDLGVVQNLGQPELRVDLDENKMAVFGVATADAQTVIQMAVGGQAATQIYEGYRKFDLRVRYLPEYRKDESDIGKLMVPTLRGTKVQLKEIAKITTKTGPVLIFREGNKRYAAVKFSARGRDMGSTVAEAQRKVNAHVKLPPGYLYKWAGDFENQQRATDRLKIVVPITLIIIFMLLFILFGNLKDCGLVLLNVPFATIGGILLLLIRDINFSISAGIGFVALFGISVQNGVILITKFKHNMMLHDLTFPEAIRQGVQARIRPVIMTAMMGAIGLIPAALSTGIGSETSRPLATVVIAGLITDIIFDLFALPVIFYYAYRNHNKNRPVTA from the coding sequence ATGAAAAAATTGATCGGAGGGCTGATTGCCTTATCCCTGAAAAATAAATTCTTTGTATTTTTTTGTGTGGGGGTACTGGTCGTGGCCGGCATATATTGCTTTAAAGTAACACCTATTGAAGCTTTCCCGGATGTTACCAATACAGAAATCACCATCATTACGCAATGGCCAGGGAAAAGTGCTGAAGAAGTGGAGCGATTTGTTACTATGCCCGTAGAGATTGCGATGAACACCGTACAAAAGAAAACAGTAGTGCGCTCCAGTACTTTGTTCGGCCTATCCTCTGTGAAACTCATCTTCGATGATGGCGTACAGGATTTCTTTGCACGTCAGCAGGTCATGAATGCCTTACAGGGCCTTACTCTTCCGGACAATATCAACCCCCAGGTAATGCCGCCTACCGGCCCTACCGGTGAGATATTCCGTTTTACCCTGCGGAGCAAAACCAAGACAGTAAGAGAACTGAAGACGCTGGAAGACTGGGTAGTGGAAAGGAATATACTGTCTGTGCCGGGTGTTGCTGATATCAACAGCTTTGGTGGTGAAGTAAAAACCTATGAGGTGAGCGTTAACCCCAAAAAACTGGCCGATCTGGATATTACCCCTTTGCAGGTATATCAGGCGCTTGCCCGTACCAACCTCAACGTAGGTGGCGATATCATTGAAAAGAATTCTCAGGCCTATGTGGTAAGAGGTATCGGATTGCTGAATAATATCCCTGAGATAGAAAATACAATTGTAGATAACCAGAATGGTATACCTATCCTGGTGAAAAATGTGGCGGAAGTAGCAGAATCTCATCTGCCCAGTCTGGGCCGTGTAGGCAGGGATACTGCAGACAATGTAGTGGAGGGTATTGTACTTCAGCGTAAGGGTGAAAACCCCAGCGAAGTGGTGGCCCATGTACAGGAAAAGGTAAAGGAGCTGAACGAAAAAATCCTGCCGGCGGATGTTAAAATGGATACCTATTACGACCGTCAGACATTGATCGACTATGCTACCCATACCGTTTTACATAACATGACTGAAGGCATCATCTTTGTCACAGTGATCGTATTTCTTTTCATGGCCGACTGGCGCACCACGCTGATAGTTTCACTAATAATCCCTTTATCTCTTTTATTTGCCTTTATCTGTCTTCGCCTGAAAGGCATGAATGCCAACCTCCTATCTATGGGTGCGGTGGATTTCGGTATCATCATAGATGGGTGTGTGGTAATGGTAGAGGGCATATTTGTGGCACTGGATGAATTGGCCCACAAAGTGGGAATGGATAAGTTCAACCGGATGTCTAAACTGGGGTTGATCAAGCGTACTACCGCCGAATCAGGAAAATCCATCTTTTTTGCAAAACTCATTATTATCACCGGTTTGATTCCCATCTTCTCTTTCCAGAAAGTAGAGGGTAAAGTATTCTCCCCGCTGGCATACACCCTGGGATTTGCATTGCTGGGCGCATTGTTGCTCACACTTACTTTTGTACCAGTACTTTCCAGCATATTATTGAACAAGAATGTAAGGGAAAAACACAATCCTTTTGTTGAATGGGTGGTAAAAGGGCGCCTTGGCATGTTCGATTGGGCGCAGCGTCATAAAAAGATATCCCTCCTCATCTCTGGAGCGGCACTCGTCTTGGGGCTCATGGCCTTCCGTTTGCTCGGTACTGAGTTTTTACCCCAGTTGAATGAAGGCGCACTGTGGGTAAGAGCAACGCTGCCAATGAGTATTTCACTGAATGAATCATCTTCGGTAGCAGACAGGATGCGCAGGATATTTACACAATTCCCGGAAGTAAAGCAGGTAGTTTCTCAAACCGGCCGTCCGGACGATGGTACCGATGCCACCGGTTTCTATAACCTGGAATTCATGGTAGACCTCTATCCTAAAGAGCAATGGGAACGAAATATATCCAAAGATGAACTGATTGAGGAGATGCAGCAGAAACTATCCATATACCCTGGTGTAGTACTGAATTTCTCGCAGCCCATTATGGACAATGTAGAAGAGGCAGCATCAGGCGTCAAAGGTTCTATTGCCGTAAAGATCTTTGGAGATGATATCAATATCATTAGCCAAAAAGCAGATGAAGTATATGCTCAGCTTAAAACCGTAAGGGGTATAGATGACCTTGGCGTGGTCCAGAACCTGGGACAGCCCGAGCTTCGCGTGGATCTGGATGAAAACAAAATGGCTGTATTTGGTGTGGCTACCGCTGACGCACAAACGGTAATACAGATGGCTGTTGGCGGACAGGCTGCCACGCAGATATATGAAGGCTACCGCAAATTCGATTTGAGAGTGCGTTATCTTCCGGAATATCGTAAAGACGAATCAGACATTGGTAAACTCATGGTGCCTACGTTACGTGGTACCAAGGTACAACTGAAAGAGATAGCGAAAATCACTACCAAAACGGGCCCTGTCCTTATCTTTCGCGAGGGCAACAAAAGATATGCAGCGGTAAAATTTTCTGCACGGGGTCGCGATATGGGTAGTACAGTTGCCGAAGCGCAGCGCAAGGTAAACGCCCATGTGAAACTCCCCCCTGGCTACCTGTATAAATGGGCCGGCGACTTCGAAAACCAACAGCGTGCTACCGACAGATTGAAAATAGTAGTTCCCATTACGCTTATTATTATTTTCATGCTACTGTTTATCCTTTTCGGCAATCTTAAAGACTGCGGCCTTGTACTCCTGAATGTCCCCTTTGCCACTATCGGAGGCATCCTCCTATTGCTGATACGGGATATCAACTTCAGCATTTCAGCAGGGATCGGGTTTGTAGCCCTGTTTGGTATCAGTGTGCAGAATGGAGTGATCCTGATCACTAAGTTCAAACACAATATGATGCTTCACGATTTAACCTTCCCGGAAGCCATCCGCCAGGGTGTACAAGCCAGGATACGACCTGTAATCATGACCGCTATGATGGGCGCTATCGGTTTAATACCAGCGGCATTGTCTACAGGTATTGGCTCCGAAACGTCAAGACCACTGGCAACCGTAGTAATTGCGGGGTTGATCACAGATATCATCTTCGACCTCTTTGCCCTACCGGTTATTTTCTATTATGCCTACCGTAATCACAATAAGAACAGACCGGTGACCGCATAG
- a CDS encoding efflux RND transporter periplasmic adaptor subunit, whose product MNPLHRSANGKRNARQLYIIPVCFLMLTFAACKQKSQKHESPKDYCITDSLYKTLGIATATDSLVNDQLQLNGKVTFNDNNVIHVYPLVSGTVQKVDVQLGDHVHKGQVMAVIKSSELVGFSNDLLNAKTNLAVAKKNLDATQDLYKSGLASQRDLLSAQVGLEQAQSTVQRVERMLSINEGNGTSDIQIVKAPIDGFIVEKFINSDTKLRADNGNPMFTISDLNNVWVIANAYESDIDKIKMGDHAQITTLTYTDKKFIGTVDKIFNVLDPVNKVMRVRVQLPNPGYLLKPEMYTSVMLSSAINKSELPAVPSKAIIFDNSKHYVLVIKDKCNIAIREVRPGIVEGDHTFIQQGIHSGEQVIASNQLYIYQALNMNNR is encoded by the coding sequence ATGAACCCGTTACACCGTTCAGCCAATGGCAAGCGCAACGCCCGACAACTGTATATTATTCCTGTATGTTTTTTGATGCTGACGTTTGCAGCCTGCAAGCAAAAAAGCCAAAAACATGAGTCGCCCAAAGACTATTGTATTACTGATTCGTTATACAAAACATTAGGTATTGCCACCGCCACAGACTCATTGGTCAATGACCAACTGCAGCTGAATGGTAAGGTCACCTTTAATGATAACAATGTTATCCACGTATATCCGCTTGTCAGTGGGACAGTACAAAAAGTGGACGTACAGCTGGGCGACCATGTACACAAAGGTCAGGTCATGGCAGTCATAAAAAGTAGTGAACTGGTAGGCTTCTCCAATGATCTATTGAATGCCAAAACTAACCTTGCTGTGGCAAAGAAAAACCTCGATGCTACTCAGGACCTTTATAAAAGCGGCCTTGCCTCCCAAAGAGATCTGCTTTCCGCACAGGTTGGTCTTGAACAGGCCCAATCCACAGTACAACGGGTAGAACGCATGCTCTCTATCAATGAAGGCAACGGCACTTCTGACATTCAGATCGTGAAAGCACCCATCGATGGATTTATTGTGGAAAAATTCATCAACAGCGATACTAAATTGCGCGCCGACAACGGTAATCCTATGTTTACCATCTCTGATCTCAATAATGTATGGGTCATCGCCAATGCTTACGAATCAGATATTGATAAAATAAAGATGGGCGATCATGCACAGATTACCACACTTACATATACTGATAAAAAGTTTATAGGCACTGTAGATAAAATCTTCAATGTCCTCGACCCGGTGAATAAAGTGATGCGGGTACGGGTACAACTGCCCAATCCGGGTTATCTGCTCAAGCCGGAAATGTATACCAGTGTTATGCTCTCCAGTGCTATCAACAAATCCGAGTTGCCGGCGGTACCTTCCAAAGCAATCATTTTCGACAACAGCAAACATTATGTACTGGTGATAAAAGATAAATGTAACATCGCTATCCGTGAGGTGAGGCCTGGTATTGTCGAGGGTGACCATACCTTTATTCAGCAAGGCATTCACAGTGGAGAACAGGTTATCGCCAGCAACCAGCTTTATATTTATCAGGCCCTGAACATGAATAACAGATAA
- a CDS encoding gliding motility protein GldB-related protein — MKHILSLLVAGFCISAASAQQQAPTVFTSDVDNFWNAYDSIRSTNDSLKQLEYLNKLYIEKGTPGLAGFRKVKNYTDTYYLKVIRNYPKFWNSIRGNTYKVKTLAPQFGPSIAKLKKLYPELKPAQIYFTIGALRSGGTTKDSMVLIGSEMLTGDSTIDISEFSPGMQKFLGNYFKTNPIKSAVLLNIHEYVHTQQRCYGYNLLSQAICEGACDFITELVTGQKIPLPYMEYGPKNDQAIRERFKSEMLSPSWDNWLYNSASENTPVSDLGYYVGYTICKSYYNKQKDKPKAIREIIELNYGDSTAVTNFFKQSGY, encoded by the coding sequence ATGAAGCATATTCTATCTCTGCTTGTAGCTGGATTTTGTATCTCTGCTGCATCCGCACAACAACAAGCGCCAACTGTTTTTACTTCAGATGTTGATAATTTCTGGAACGCGTATGACAGTATCCGTAGTACCAATGATAGTCTGAAACAGCTGGAATATCTCAATAAATTATACATTGAAAAAGGAACGCCAGGACTGGCAGGCTTCAGAAAAGTTAAGAACTATACGGATACCTATTATCTGAAAGTAATACGCAACTATCCTAAGTTCTGGAATTCCATCAGGGGCAACACGTATAAGGTAAAAACGCTGGCGCCCCAGTTTGGGCCGAGCATCGCTAAACTGAAGAAACTGTATCCTGAACTGAAGCCGGCACAAATTTATTTCACCATAGGAGCCCTTCGTTCGGGTGGTACTACCAAAGACAGTATGGTGCTTATCGGCAGCGAAATGCTGACCGGCGACTCCACCATTGATATTTCAGAGTTCTCACCAGGCATGCAGAAGTTTCTGGGGAATTATTTTAAAACCAACCCCATCAAAAGCGCCGTATTGCTGAATATTCACGAATACGTACACACGCAACAGCGATGCTATGGCTACAACCTGCTGTCCCAGGCGATCTGCGAAGGCGCCTGTGATTTTATCACCGAACTGGTGACCGGCCAAAAGATACCGTTGCCCTATATGGAATATGGGCCTAAAAATGATCAGGCGATTCGCGAACGCTTCAAATCCGAAATGCTCAGTCCATCCTGGGACAACTGGCTCTACAACTCCGCCTCTGAAAATACACCAGTAAGCGATCTGGGCTACTATGTAGGATATACCATCTGCAAATCCTATTACAATAAGCAAAAAGATAAACCTAAAGCCATCCGCGAAATCATAGAGCTCAACTATGGTGATAGTACAGCTGTAACTAATTTCTTCAAACAATCCGGATATTAA
- a CDS encoding WG repeat-containing protein, giving the protein MKPAISILCGLLLTGNMLLAQQGSVFVNGFARIATKDKNWYIDTTGARAFDKIIETFHPVDSITDQRNGYLSVNENENRLMMIVSSNHKMGVVNDQGKWVLKPLYDKIEVKWKTHLALYQQGKMTYADTWGKLLLPMMFEDAGVLDDDRFDVKQQGKWGVYSVSQKKLVIPAIYDAIDFCGGCGSKSAYVYAQKNGKWGVVGSGHEILVPFEFQHSHYMMRSDEWVCSFQQKGKEVVVNIPLKKVYASPEYSDMQIVGNGLLRLKKNGYFGLINKQGKILLDFLYEDISDPYGTFASGPFLTFIKDRKTGVVMESGRIVVSPVFDDGVTCTSDYFIAAQDGLYNVYDSTGKPLLKQGYNDISGMAVNTATGDKEQLFSLKQKALYGFFNPANGKLAEPAFHDVRALESRGLLEVTYQQKTGLYKPDATLFLPARYDSYSFIADKLLSVKTQDGTGIYDATTQQEIVPAKYHEVEVFGADSNLFKVMLRKNNEYTYGLYDQRGKELLPATYSDITMLNKDQCLLRSDEGAAQRVELFALSSGKIISWPYTEVSLSDAPGLLIVSDGKNSFLWNIASAKVISAPFPMYKKYEWDTSLTVSIQPFINGVAPVVKDGKVGLINVRGEEVVPFIYDGAVGLKTGQVLLLKKYTTDNGLEQLRYGYVDATGKLITPVEYDYDENSYLSVFEDSTYLLLFKAAPDSRYGYMQGLADRHGKILLPVIYDKIFIGERGTGFLAEKQRQFMVLDATGKPISQEKYTGVMLDLSANPYATSAVIPYPLLCRKGNRYVYLLSNGKQLPVQLDGTVPFQEGLDTVTGQPF; this is encoded by the coding sequence ATGAAACCGGCAATATCTATTTTATGCGGCCTGTTGCTGACAGGCAATATGTTGTTAGCTCAACAGGGATCTGTTTTTGTGAACGGTTTTGCCCGTATTGCTACCAAAGACAAAAACTGGTACATCGATACCACAGGTGCACGCGCTTTTGATAAGATCATCGAAACCTTTCATCCGGTGGATAGTATTACGGATCAGCGAAACGGATACCTGTCTGTTAATGAAAATGAAAACAGGCTGATGATGATTGTGAGCAGCAACCATAAAATGGGCGTGGTGAACGATCAGGGAAAATGGGTATTAAAACCGCTGTATGATAAAATTGAAGTTAAATGGAAAACCCATCTGGCTCTTTATCAGCAGGGAAAAATGACCTATGCGGATACCTGGGGGAAGCTGTTGTTGCCCATGATGTTTGAAGATGCTGGTGTGCTGGATGATGACCGCTTTGATGTGAAACAACAGGGTAAATGGGGTGTTTACAGTGTCAGCCAAAAAAAGCTGGTTATCCCGGCTATATATGATGCTATTGACTTTTGCGGAGGTTGCGGTAGCAAAAGCGCTTATGTATATGCACAAAAAAACGGGAAATGGGGTGTTGTTGGTTCCGGTCATGAAATCCTGGTCCCTTTTGAATTTCAGCATAGCCATTACATGATGCGAAGTGATGAATGGGTATGTAGTTTTCAGCAGAAGGGAAAAGAGGTGGTCGTTAATATTCCCCTGAAAAAAGTATATGCGTCACCGGAGTACAGTGATATGCAAATAGTAGGCAATGGCTTGCTGAGGCTGAAGAAGAATGGATACTTTGGTCTGATCAATAAACAGGGAAAGATCTTACTGGATTTTTTATATGAAGATATCTCCGATCCCTACGGTACCTTTGCCAGTGGCCCTTTTCTGACCTTCATCAAAGACCGGAAAACCGGTGTGGTAATGGAAAGTGGCCGTATCGTTGTATCACCAGTCTTTGATGATGGTGTGACCTGCACCAGCGATTATTTTATAGCCGCACAGGATGGATTGTACAATGTATATGACAGTACCGGAAAACCTTTGCTGAAACAAGGTTACAACGATATCTCCGGCATGGCAGTCAACACCGCTACCGGCGATAAGGAACAACTGTTCAGTCTGAAACAGAAAGCGCTCTATGGTTTTTTCAATCCGGCCAACGGAAAGCTGGCGGAACCTGCGTTCCATGATGTGAGAGCGCTGGAGTCCCGTGGGCTGCTGGAGGTGACCTATCAGCAAAAAACAGGTTTGTACAAACCGGATGCTACTCTTTTCCTGCCTGCTCGTTATGATAGTTATTCCTTTATTGCTGATAAGTTGCTGTCTGTAAAAACACAGGATGGCACCGGCATTTATGACGCAACAACCCAACAAGAGATCGTTCCCGCCAAATACCATGAAGTGGAGGTTTTCGGGGCAGACAGCAATCTGTTCAAAGTAATGCTTCGTAAGAACAATGAGTACACTTACGGTCTGTATGACCAGCGGGGGAAAGAACTGTTGCCGGCTACTTACTCAGATATTACGATGCTTAATAAAGACCAGTGTCTGCTGAGATCAGACGAGGGGGCTGCTCAAAGAGTTGAACTGTTTGCTTTGTCCAGTGGTAAGATCATCTCCTGGCCATATACAGAAGTTTCTCTATCCGATGCACCGGGCTTACTGATCGTGTCAGATGGAAAAAACTCCTTTCTATGGAATATTGCATCTGCCAAAGTAATATCAGCTCCTTTCCCGATGTATAAAAAATACGAATGGGATACCAGCCTGACAGTGTCTATACAGCCTTTCATCAACGGGGTTGCGCCGGTGGTGAAAGACGGAAAAGTAGGGTTGATCAATGTTCGCGGCGAGGAAGTAGTACCATTTATTTACGATGGGGCGGTAGGCCTGAAAACAGGACAGGTATTGCTGCTCAAAAAATATACTACTGACAATGGTCTTGAACAGTTGAGGTATGGTTATGTTGATGCCACGGGTAAGTTGATCACTCCGGTAGAATATGACTACGATGAAAATAGCTATCTGTCAGTATTTGAAGACAGTACTTATCTCCTGTTGTTCAAAGCAGCTCCGGATAGCCGTTATGGTTATATGCAGGGGCTTGCAGACAGGCACGGAAAGATATTGCTGCCTGTTATCTATGATAAAATATTCATCGGAGAACGGGGTACTGGCTTCCTGGCCGAAAAACAACGCCAGTTTATGGTGCTGGATGCAACCGGCAAACCCATCAGTCAGGAAAAATATACCGGCGTAATGCTGGACCTGTCGGCCAATCCCTATGCTACTTCAGCCGTGATACCATATCCTTTGTTATGTCGTAAAGGCAATCGGTATGTATACCTGCTGTCCAATGGCAAACAATTGCCTGTTCAGCTGGATGGCACAGTACCTTTTCAGGAGGGGCTGGATACGGTTACGGGACAACCTTTTTAG